The nucleotide window GTTAAAAACCTCACGTTTTTTCGATCTACTGCGCATTCCCGGCTTCAAGCCGCTCGCCGCCGCGACGCTCATGCTCGGTGTGGCGATGTCGTTCACCGCTCCCTATCTCTCCCTGTTCGGCGTCGAGCGCGCCGGCATGACGCCGTTCAGGCTCGGCATCTTCATGACGCTGATCGCGGCGAGCGGGGTGCTCGCCAGCACCTTCGCGGGCCGCTGGAGCGACGCGAGCGGACGGCACCGGCCCTTGCTGCTGGCCGCGCTGATCGCGGCGGCGCTCGGTTATCTGTGTTTATGCGTCGTGCGTGACTACCGGCTGCTGCTGGTGGTCGGGATCGTCTTTATCGGCGCGGGCGGCTCGGCCATTTCGATGGTGTTCTCGTTCAGCCGCGCGGCCTTGCCCGTATCGGACCCGGAGGAACGCGTTTTCGCCAGTGCGACCTTGCGGACCATTCTGTCGGCGGCATGGGTGTTCGGGCCGTCGGTGGGCGCGCTGGTGCTCGCCGCCAGCAGCTTTTACGGGCTCTTCCTGTTCGCCGCCGCCAGTTTCGGCGCCTGCGCGACGATCGTCTGGCGCATGCGCGAGCCGCAAGGCCATCTCGGCGATCACACGGTGGAAGACACCGCGTCGGAGCCGTCGGCGTCGATCACCGTGCCGCCGCTGACCACGCCCGGCGAAGAGGCGCACGAAGATTTGCCGGGCGTCGCCTCGGCCAACGACATCGGCCGCGCGGTCGCCGCGCTCACCTTGCTCGGCCTCGCCGCGAACGCGACCATGATCGTGCTGCCGCTTTACATCGTGCACGGGCTGAACGGCACGCATCTGGACGTGTCGGTGATGCTCGGCCTCGGCGCCTTGATGGAGATCCCGATGATGCTCGCGCTCGGCGCGAAGTCGTCGGCGCTGCACAAGCCCAACTGGCTGGCCGCCTGCGCCGCCGTGCACGCGGTGTATTTCGTCGGCATGTCGCTGGCGGGGACTGTCCACGTGCTGATCCCGATGCAAATGCTCAACGCCTTCGTGGTCGCCGTGACCTCGTGCCTCGGCATGACCTATGTGCAGGACCTGATGCCGCACGCGCCCGGCCGCGCCACCGCGCTCTTCTTCAACGCGGCGCGCGTCGGCTCGATTCTCTCGGGCGTGTTGTCGGGTTTGCTGGTGCAGGCGTTCAGTTATCGTGGCACGTTTCTGTTCTGCGGCTTGCTGGCGCTGTGCGCGCTGGTGCTATTCGCCGTGCCGGGCGATCGCTATCCGTTGATGTGGAATGCCGTAAAGCGTTTTGCGCGTTCGCAATATGGCAAGCTCCAGGCACGGCAGCGACAGCGCTAGACGCGCCGCCGCCAACGGCAAAACGAACTGTAAGAAGGCAGTCAGCGGAATCGAAGCCTGTGCGAGCCATGCCTGGCAACCCAGCCCACCCCCAACCCCAACCGCCAGGAACTTTACGCCGCGCAAAACCTCTGCAAAAGGGCGTATCGTCTTTCGATGCATGCGGCGATGCCCGCTTCGCTGCAAGAGCGATTCAGGGCTGCTACCGTGTGCCCGGCGCACGCGAAAAAACATCACTACAGTAAGCGTAGCCACATGCGATCCTTGGCGCCGCGACTGAAGCGCTCAGCGAAAACGCAGCATAGCCGCAGTAGAACGAAGCAAATCACCGAAGCACATCCAGCAGCGCAACGAGGCACTTTCCGGAGCGAGATATGCAGCTAGGCATGATTGGATTGGGGCGCATGGGCGCCGACATGGTGCGGCGCCTGACGAAGGGCGGTCAGCACTGTATCGCCTACGACGTGCAGCCGGCGGCGGTCGAGAAGCTGAAACAGGACGGCGTGGCGGGCGCGGCATCGCTGGAAGACCTCGTCGCGCAACTCGACAAGCCGCGCGCCGTGTGGCTGATGGTGCCGGCCGCCGTGGTCGACATGACGTTGGAGAAACTCGTGCCCTTGCTGGAGCCGGGCGATATCGTGATCGACGGCGGCAACTCCTACTATCACGACGACATCCGCCGCGGCACTGAGCTGGCCGGGCGCAAGCTTCACTATGTGGACGTCGGCACCAGCGGCGGCGTGGCGGGCCGCGAGCGCGGCTACTGTCTGATGATCGGTGGCGAGCCGGAGATCGTGAAGCGGCTCGAACCGATTTTCGCGACGCTCGCGCCGGGTGCAGGCTCAGAGCCGGCCACACCCGGCCGTACCGCCGGAGCGAGCACCGCGGAGCAGGGCTTCCTGCATTGCGGGCCGCAGGGCGCGGGGCACTTCGTCAAGATGGTCCACAACGGCATCGAGTACGGCATGATGGCCGCGTATGCCGAGGGCTTGAACATCCTGCATCACGCGGACGCCGGCAAGCATGCGCGCGAAGTCGATGCGGAAACTTCTCCGCTGCGCCGTCCCGAGCTGTATCAATACGATCTGAATCTCGCCGACGTCACCGAGGTCTGGCGGCGCGGCAGCGTGATCAGTTCCTGGTTGCTCGATCTGATCGCCGGGTCGCTCGTCAGCGACGTCGATCTGAAGAACTACGCAGGACGCGTATCCGATTCGGGCGAGGGGCGCTGGACCGTGGCGGCCGCCATCGACGAGGGCGTGCCTACGCCGGTGCTGAGCGCGGCGCTGTTTGCGCGTTTTAGTTCGCGCGGCGAGGCGGATTTCGCGAACCGGGTGCTCTCGGCCATGCGGAATGATTTCGGTGGCCACGCCGAGAAATCGGCCACACCGTCCGATACGCCGAAAAGCTGATTCCAGGGAGCCGCGATGCCAGCCACTACCTCTACGCCGCACGACGTCGTGTTTCTGTTCGACTGCGATAACACCTTGCTCGACAACGACCACGTGCTGTCGGATCTGCGCGCTCACATGACGCGCGAGTTCGGCGCGGAGAACAGCGCGCGGTACTGGGAAATCTTCGAGAACCTGCGCGCCGAGCTTGGCTACGCCGACTATCTGGGCGCGCTGCAGCGGTATCGCTCGGAGCGTCCACGGGACACGCGGCTGCTGTTGATGTCGTCGTTCCTGATCGAGTATCCGTTTGCGAACCGCCTGTATCCGGGCGCGCTGGATGCGCTCCGGCATGTGGGCGAGCGCGGCCCCACGGTGATCCTCTCCGACGGCGACGTGGTGTTCCAGCCGCGCAAGATCGCCCGCTCGGGGCTATGGGACGAGGTCGGAGGGCGCGTGCTGATCTACATCCACAAAGAGTTGATGCTCGATCAGGTGATGGAGTGTTATCCCGCGCGCCACTATGTGATGGTCGACGACAAGCTGCGCATTCTCACGGCCATGAAAAAGGCGTGGGGCGCCAAACTGACGACGGTGTTTCCCCGCCAGGGGCACTATGCATTCGATCCGAAAGAGATCGCCAGTAATCCGCCGGCGGATGTGACGGTGGAGCGGATCGGGGAGTTGGCGGAGATCGACGTGGAGTCTTTGTTGGCTGAGAAAGGCTAGCGGTTCGCGGCGCTTTGCGCGTCCCCATGTACGTGTCA belongs to Paraburkholderia aromaticivorans and includes:
- a CDS encoding sugar efflux transporter, with amino-acid sequence MLKTSRFFDLLRIPGFKPLAAATLMLGVAMSFTAPYLSLFGVERAGMTPFRLGIFMTLIAASGVLASTFAGRWSDASGRHRPLLLAALIAAALGYLCLCVVRDYRLLLVVGIVFIGAGGSAISMVFSFSRAALPVSDPEERVFASATLRTILSAAWVFGPSVGALVLAASSFYGLFLFAAASFGACATIVWRMREPQGHLGDHTVEDTASEPSASITVPPLTTPGEEAHEDLPGVASANDIGRAVAALTLLGLAANATMIVLPLYIVHGLNGTHLDVSVMLGLGALMEIPMMLALGAKSSALHKPNWLAACAAVHAVYFVGMSLAGTVHVLIPMQMLNAFVVAVTSCLGMTYVQDLMPHAPGRATALFFNAARVGSILSGVLSGLLVQAFSYRGTFLFCGLLALCALVLFAVPGDRYPLMWNAVKRFARSQYGKLQARQRQR
- the gnd gene encoding phosphogluconate dehydrogenase (NAD(+)-dependent, decarboxylating) translates to MQLGMIGLGRMGADMVRRLTKGGQHCIAYDVQPAAVEKLKQDGVAGAASLEDLVAQLDKPRAVWLMVPAAVVDMTLEKLVPLLEPGDIVIDGGNSYYHDDIRRGTELAGRKLHYVDVGTSGGVAGRERGYCLMIGGEPEIVKRLEPIFATLAPGAGSEPATPGRTAGASTAEQGFLHCGPQGAGHFVKMVHNGIEYGMMAAYAEGLNILHHADAGKHAREVDAETSPLRRPELYQYDLNLADVTEVWRRGSVISSWLLDLIAGSLVSDVDLKNYAGRVSDSGEGRWTVAAAIDEGVPTPVLSAALFARFSSRGEADFANRVLSAMRNDFGGHAEKSATPSDTPKS
- a CDS encoding HAD family hydrolase — its product is MPATTSTPHDVVFLFDCDNTLLDNDHVLSDLRAHMTREFGAENSARYWEIFENLRAELGYADYLGALQRYRSERPRDTRLLLMSSFLIEYPFANRLYPGALDALRHVGERGPTVILSDGDVVFQPRKIARSGLWDEVGGRVLIYIHKELMLDQVMECYPARHYVMVDDKLRILTAMKKAWGAKLTTVFPRQGHYAFDPKEIASNPPADVTVERIGELAEIDVESLLAEKG